A portion of the Platichthys flesus chromosome 7, fPlaFle2.1, whole genome shotgun sequence genome contains these proteins:
- the mad2l2 gene encoding mitotic spindle assembly checkpoint protein MAD2B, with protein sequence MTTLTRQDLNFGQVVADILCEFLEVAIHLILYVREVYPSGIFQKRKKYNVPVQMSCHPELNQYIQDTLHCVKPLIEKNDAEKVVVVIMDKEHHPVERFVFEISQPTLLSISSDTLLSHVEQLLRAFILKISVCDAVLNSNPPGCSFTVLVHTRDAATRNMEKVQVIKDFPWIVADEQEVHMQEPRLIPLKTMTSDIVKMQLYVEERAQKT encoded by the exons ATGACGACTCTAACGAGACAAGATCTCAACTTTGGACAAG TCGTCGCTGACATCCTGTGTGAGTTCCTGGAGGTCGCTATTCACCTCATCCTGTACGTCCGAGAAGTTTATCCCTCTGGAATAtttcagaagaggaagaaatacAACGTACCTGTGCAG atgtcatgtCACCCGGAGCTGAATCAGTATATCCAAGACACGCTGCACTGCGTTAAGCCGCTGATTGAAAAG AACGATGCAGAGAAGGTGGTGGTGGTCATCATGGACAAAGAGCATCATCCAGTGGAGAGATTTGTGTTTGAGATCTCCCAGCCTACACTGCTGTCCATCAG CTCTGACACTTTACTTTcacatgtggagcagctgctgagggCATTCATCCTGaagatcagtgtgtgtgacgCTGTTTTAAATAGCAACCCGCCAG GGTGTTCATTTACAGTACTAGTACATACCAGAGATGCTGCCACACGCAACATGGAGAAGGTTCAAGTCATCAAG GATTTCCCGTGGATAGTTGCTGATGAACAAGAAGTCCACATGCAGGAGCCGAGACTCATCCCACTGAAGACCATGACATCTGACATAGTAAAA
- the LOC133956677 gene encoding solute carrier family 25 member 45 yields the protein MPFVEFIAGSISGALGLAIGHPLDTVKVRLQAQSMYKGIRHCVAKTYSHEGLHGFFKGMAFPVLTTGIINSIVFGSYSNALDYLTQSQRCDRSKPASTAHVFTAGCFSGLMQVFVCAPVDLVKVRLQGQTSAHRYRGPIHCVSVILKEEGPRGLFRGGLALALRDVPCYGLYFLPYEVTRMALTGSGKESDTFAILMAGGTAGVVTWIFATPMDVVKARLQMSGAGGRVYSGVLHCLRVSVREEGARVLFKGLLLNSLRAFPVNAVTFLSYESLMKMFCPPAR from the exons ATGCCTTTTGTGGAGTTCATAGCGGGGAGCATTTCAG GTGCACTGGGACTGGCAATTGGACATCCATTAGACACTGTAAAG gtGCGTTTGCAGGCCCAGTCCATGTATAAAGGGATACGTCACTGTGTGGCTAAAACGTACTCTCATGAAGGG CTCCATGGTTTCTTCAAGGGCATGGCCTTTCCTGTGCTGACAACCGGCATCATCAACTCCATTGTTTTTGGCTCTTACTCGAACGCCTTAGATTACCTTACTCAGTCTCAGCGCTGTGACCGAAGCAAACCGGCCTCGACCGCACACGTCTTCACTGCTGGCTGCTTCTCAGGTCTGATGCAG gtgtttgtttgtgcaccTGTCGACCTGGTGAAGGTGCGTCTGCAGGGTCAAACATCTGCTCACCGATACCGTGGACCCATTCACTGTGTTTCCGTCATCCTGAAGGAGGAAGGACCCAGGGGTCTGTTCAGAGGAGGGCTGGCCCTCGCCCTGAGGGATGTACCCTGCTACGGACTCTACTTTCTGCCCTATGAGGTCACTCGAATGGCTCTGACAGGGAGCGGCAAAGAATCAG ATACGTTTGCAATATTGATGGCCGGTGGCACGGCAGGAGTGGTGACCTGGATCTTTGCGACGCCCATGGACGTGGTAAAAGCCCGACTCCAGATGTCAGGGGCAGGCGGACGGGTATACAGCGGAGTCCTTCACTGCCTGAGAGTGAGcgtgagagaggagggagccAGGGTCCTTTTCAAAGGCCTACTTCTGAACAGCCTGAGGGCCTTTCCCGTCAACGCCGTCACCTTCCTAAGCTACGAGAGtctgatgaagatgttctgtcCGCCAGCGAGATGA
- the LOC133956678 gene encoding solute carrier family 35 member E2A-like: MSDSRQSARHPLWRLLSPFSMRQERVVLARSESQPGEQVLKITVTETTIIEAESGVWNFRSLTYLGLWYFFSFCTLFLNKYILSLLEGEPSMLGAVQMVSTTVIGFLKMYVPCCLYKHKSRTEYPPNFLMIMLFVGLIRFTSVVLGLVSLKNVAVSFAETVKSSAPIFTVIMSRLILGEYTGLWVNLSLFPVMAGLALCTATEVSFNMLGFSAALSTNVMDCLQNVFSKKLLSGDTYKFSPPELQFYTSAAAVIMLIPAWVFLMDFPVLGKNGRTFIFSQDIVLLLLFDGGLFHLQSVTAYALMGRISPVTFSVASTVKHALSVWMSIIVFSNKITVLNAAGTIFVFTGVFFYNKARQIQRRSLQKMAAEQNKKPPACDRDFLAAQSHKDCRT, from the exons ATGTCCGACAGCCGGCAGTCTGCCAGGCATCCGCTGTGGCGCCTCCTGTCACCGTTCAGCATGCGGCAGGAGCGAGTGGTGCTGGCCCGCAGCGAGAGCCAGCCAGGGGAACAAGTCCTGAAGATCACAGTCACAGAGACCACAATCATCGAGGCTGAGTCTGGGGTGTGGAACTTCCGCTCACTCACCTACCTGGGCCTATGGTACTTCTTCAGCTTCTGCACTCTGTTCCTCAACAAATACATCCTGTCATTGTTGGAGGGGGAGCCCAGCATGCTGG GTGCTGTTCAGATGGTGTCCACCACGGTCATTGGCTTTCTGAAGATGTATGTCCCCTGTTGCCTGTACAAGCACAAGTCCAGAACCGAGTACCCTCCCAACTTCCTCATGATCATGTTATTTGTTGGACTCATCAG GTTCACCAGCGTGGTCCTGGGCCTGGTGAGTCTGAAGAATGTGGCAGTGTCGTTTGCAGAGACGGTGAAGAGCTCAGCGCCCATCTTCACTGTCATCATGTCCCGCCTGATCCTCGGGGAGTACACAG GGCTGTGGGTGAACCTGTCCTTATTCCCTGTCATGGCCGGCCTGGCCCTGTGCACAGCCACAGAGGTCAGCTTCAACATGCTTGGCTTCTCCGCCGCGCTCTCCACCAACGTCATGGACTG TTTACAGAACGTGTTCTCTAAAAAGCTGCTCAGCGGAGACACATACAAGTTCAG CCCTCCAGAGCTGCAGTTCTACAccagtgcagcagcagtcaTCATGCTTATACCTGCCTGGGTGTTCCTCATG gacTTTCCAGTGCTTGGGAAGAATGGGCGAACCTTTATCTTCAGCCAAGACATAGTCCTGTTGCTGCTATTTGACGGCGGCCTGTTCCACCTGCAGAGCGTCACCGCCTATGCTCTCATGGGTCGGATTTCCCCAGTTACATTCAG tgttGCCAGTACTGTCAAGCACGCCCTCTCAGTGTGGATGAGCATCATCGTGTTCAGTAACAAGATCACAGTCCTCAACGCCGCTGGCACCATCTTCGTGTTCACCGGGGTCTTCTTTTACAACAAGGCCAGACAGATCCAGAGACGGAGCTTACAGAAGATGGCTGCCGAGCAGAACAAGAAACCACCAGCGTGCGACCGGGACTTCCTCGCTGCTCAGTCTCACAAAGATTGCAGAACTTGA